The genomic DNA CAGGTTCGAGTGCATCGATGAAGTGTTGGTGCATAAGTTGCAACGGGGGCACGGCTATCGGGACATGGCCTTCGATGAGCAGACCCACCGGGAGCGGGTGTTGGCCAGCCGCGACCGCTTTCTCATGCGCCTTGAGGGGTTTGCTCCCCTGACGGCGACGCAACGCGCCGCATTGGACCGGGAATGGGCGAACTACTTTCTATTAAAAGGGGCGGCGGCAGAACGGGCCGGCCGTCGGAGTGACGCGCGGCGGCACTATTGGGAGGCGATCTGCAAGGCCCCGACCCGCGTGCGATGTTATACGCGCTGGCTTCGCACCCTGAAGCCCTAGCGACAGCGCCGGGTATGCCCCACAGGCCTTGCGCCGAGCACTTCGCAAAGAGATCGCCAAAGGAACTATGGAAACCATCAGTTGCGACGTATGCGGAGAGGCCTCGAACACCGCCATCTTTTGCCAATACGATCTCACACATCACGTCACCGACGACCTATTTACGGTCGTTCGTTGTCAGGGCTGCCGCTTGTTGTTCCTGAATCCTCGTCCCACTCGCGAGGAGATCGGCGGCTACTATCCTTCCACCTACTATCCCGAGGCAGCACCTCGGCAGGCCGGCGATCTCCGCCGCACTGCCAAACGATGGTCGGGAAAAATCCGGCGATGGATCGCCCAGGATTTTTACGGTTACCCGGCGCCGGAATCGGCCCGTCGCTGGCAATGGGCGCGCCGGCTTCTGTTATGGCCTGAGTTCCTGTGGCGCCGTTGGCGGGGGCGCGGGCTGCTCCCCTGGGCTGGGCAGGGGCGGGTGTTGGATGTCGGGTGCGGTTCGGGAGGCAATCTGGCGGTCTTGCAAGAGCAAGGATGGAAGGTGTCGGGGGTGGATGCCAGTGCCGTGGCCGTGGCGCAGGCGCAGGCTCGTTTCGGCGAGCGGGTCCGGCAGGGTGATCTGGCGTCGATGGCCTATCAGGAACGGACGTTCGATACGGTCCTGTTTAGTCATGTCCTGGAGCATTTACACGATCCGCTGTCTCTACTCAAAGAGGTCTGGCGAATATTGGATTGGGAGGGGCGGGTCGTGATCCTCTGTCCGAATGCCGGCAGCCTGGAAGCGAGAATGTTTGGACGATGGTGGTTTCCATGGGAACTGCCACGCCACTTATTTCACTATGAACGCGCCACGCTGACGCGGCTGTTGGAGGCTGCCGGGTTCCAGATTGAGTCGGTCAGTACCGGTTTGGGATCGCTCTACTTTATGGCGAGCCTGGACCGGTTGTGTGAAGAGCGGTTCAAGCGAGCGGTCCCCTGTCGCCGGTTGATCGAGAAAGTGCTCATCCGCCCGTTTTGTTTCTGCGTCGGCCATCTAGGGCATGGGACTGAGTTGAAGGTGTATGCCAGGAAAGGTCGGAGTGCGGGCTAGACAAAATACGATCTGACCAGACGCGACCATGTTTTGACATTGTAGGGATCGTGGCGGAGGGCTGACTGGAACGCCTGACGAGCGGCGGTGGGCGTGTTGGCCCGCAGGTGGTGTTTGCCGAGGTCGGCATAATAGATCGCCCAATCGTGCGAGAGGGCATCGCCTTCGGGGGTGCCGGGTCGGCAAGAGGCGGCGTGTTTGTCGAGGAACCGGCGCCGACCGTCCAGCGCGCGTAACGAGGG from Nitrospira sp. ND1 includes the following:
- a CDS encoding class I SAM-dependent methyltransferase translates to METISCDVCGEASNTAIFCQYDLTHHVTDDLFTVVRCQGCRLLFLNPRPTREEIGGYYPSTYYPEAAPRQAGDLRRTAKRWSGKIRRWIAQDFYGYPAPESARRWQWARRLLLWPEFLWRRWRGRGLLPWAGQGRVLDVGCGSGGNLAVLQEQGWKVSGVDASAVAVAQAQARFGERVRQGDLASMAYQERTFDTVLFSHVLEHLHDPLSLLKEVWRILDWEGRVVILCPNAGSLEARMFGRWWFPWELPRHLFHYERATLTRLLEAAGFQIESVSTGLGSLYFMASLDRLCEERFKRAVPCRRLIEKVLIRPFCFCVGHLGHGTELKVYARKGRSAG